A genomic segment from Thermotoga neapolitana DSM 4359 encodes:
- a CDS encoding YifB family Mg chelatase-like AAA ATPase, which yields MNYSRLSSATLQGIEAMKIDVEVDFDNRSVFNDIDVVGLGDTAVKESRKRVKSAILNSGFSLPHGKFVVNLAPGDVKKEGSMLDLPIALCILASTGIVQVSENILAVGELSLNGEVKRVSGILPVLLALSGNFRGTVIIPKENEEEATCVKDLHVYTVESLRECVEFLRGDRVLEEVEYVGIKEAVLDRSVDFSDVRDHEMVKRAVEIAVAGFHNILMVGNPGSGKTMIAKRIPTIFPPMTEEEIIETSKVYSAAGYPGLVRIRPFRSPHHTASTVSIIGGGTTPKPGEISLAHNGVLFLDELPEFKRDVLEALRQPLEEHCVTVSRAKFTVTYPARFMLVGAMNPCPCGNFGDPKQPCVCSPRDILRYRKKISGPLLDRIDIVVNVPKLSFEEMMRKPEGEKSASIRDRIMKAREIQKRRFQDTSISYNSQMTHRMLREHVKLDDKSENLLKRYVERYGLSGRRIDKVLRLSRTIADLDGRERVEMKHLAEALQYRFRDD from the coding sequence GTGAATTACTCTCGACTCTCTTCTGCCACTCTTCAAGGCATAGAAGCGATGAAGATAGACGTGGAAGTTGATTTCGACAACAGGAGCGTTTTCAACGATATAGATGTGGTGGGGCTCGGAGACACCGCCGTGAAGGAAAGCAGGAAAAGGGTGAAGAGTGCTATTCTGAACAGCGGGTTTTCTCTTCCCCATGGAAAGTTCGTGGTGAACCTTGCACCGGGAGATGTGAAAAAAGAAGGCTCCATGCTCGACCTTCCGATAGCCCTGTGTATCCTTGCTTCAACGGGCATTGTTCAGGTGAGCGAAAACATCCTCGCCGTTGGAGAACTTTCGCTGAACGGTGAAGTGAAAAGGGTAAGTGGCATTCTACCCGTTCTTCTGGCCCTTTCTGGGAACTTCAGAGGAACCGTCATAATTCCAAAAGAAAACGAAGAAGAGGCAACGTGTGTGAAGGACCTTCACGTCTACACGGTGGAATCCCTCAGAGAGTGCGTGGAGTTTCTGAGGGGAGACAGGGTGTTGGAAGAAGTTGAATACGTTGGGATAAAAGAAGCTGTGCTGGATCGATCCGTTGACTTTTCGGACGTTCGGGACCACGAGATGGTGAAAAGGGCCGTCGAGATAGCGGTAGCGGGGTTTCACAACATTCTCATGGTGGGAAATCCAGGCTCTGGAAAGACGATGATAGCAAAGAGAATCCCCACCATCTTCCCTCCGATGACGGAAGAGGAGATCATCGAAACGAGCAAGGTGTACAGTGCAGCGGGTTATCCCGGTCTTGTCCGAATCAGACCGTTTCGCTCACCGCACCATACAGCCTCCACCGTTTCCATCATCGGCGGTGGCACAACACCGAAACCCGGAGAGATTTCCCTTGCACACAACGGTGTGCTCTTTCTCGACGAACTACCAGAGTTCAAGAGGGACGTGCTCGAGGCTCTGAGGCAGCCCCTTGAGGAACATTGCGTCACCGTTTCAAGGGCAAAGTTCACCGTCACTTACCCTGCCCGTTTCATGTTGGTTGGTGCGATGAATCCCTGTCCCTGTGGAAACTTCGGAGATCCAAAACAACCCTGTGTCTGCTCTCCAAGGGACATTCTGAGATACAGGAAGAAGATATCGGGTCCACTTCTGGACAGAATAGACATCGTCGTGAACGTGCCGAAGCTTTCTTTCGAGGAGATGATGAGAAAACCCGAAGGAGAAAAGAGTGCATCCATAAGGGATCGAATCATGAAAGCAAGAGAAATCCAAAAACGACGTTTTCAAGACACATCCATCTCCTACAACTCTCAGATGACACACAGGATGTTGAGAGAACACGTAAAACTCGACGATAAAAGCGAGAACCTGCTCAAAAGGTACGTGGAAAGGTACGGGCTTTCCGGCAGGAGAATCGATAAGGTGTTGAGGCTCTCAAGAACGATAGCCGATCTCGATGGCAGAGAAAGGGTGGAAATGAAGCATCTGGCGGAGGCGTTGCAGTACAGATTCAGGGATGACTAG
- the fliJ gene encoding flagellar export protein FliJ, translated as MAFKFRLQRIYAVRRKEEETLKNDLSKISEKIENLRSIIQQLTIEKKKIENNFLRKGLLSKKDLLELERGIRFYEMEIEKYQKELQELLKEQESIRKSLLEKMKERKMLEKLRERKLKEYQAEENLKERKRMDEVAERKFWWS; from the coding sequence GTGGCTTTTAAGTTTAGACTCCAGAGAATATACGCGGTTCGAAGAAAGGAAGAAGAAACTTTGAAAAATGATCTCTCAAAGATCTCTGAAAAGATCGAAAATCTCAGAAGCATTATACAACAATTGACCATCGAAAAGAAAAAAATAGAAAACAACTTTCTTCGGAAAGGTCTGCTTTCGAAGAAAGATCTACTCGAACTCGAACGTGGGATACGCTTTTATGAAATGGAGATAGAGAAGTATCAGAAAGAGCTACAGGAATTGCTGAAAGAGCAGGAAAGTATCAGAAAAAGTCTTCTGGAGAAGATGAAAGAAAGAAAGATGCTTGAGAAACTGAGAGAAAGAAAACTCAAAGAGTACCAGGCAGAGGAAAACCTGAAAGAGAGAAAGAGAATGGACGAAGTTGCAGAAAGGAAATTCTGGTGGAGCTAG
- the tmung gene encoding type-4 uracil-DNA glycosylase: MFTREELMETVKERVERCTACPLHLTRTNVVVGEGNLDTKIVFVGEGPGEEEDKTGRPFVGRAGMLLTELLNEVGIKREDVYICNVVKCRPPNNRTPTTEEMFACGHFLLAQIEIINPSVVVALGATALSFFMDGKKVSITKVRGNPMDWLGGKKIVPTFHPSYLLRNRSKELRKIVLEDLEKAKSFIKEG, from the coding sequence TTGTTCACCAGAGAGGAATTGATGGAGACAGTGAAAGAAAGAGTAGAAAGGTGCACTGCGTGTCCACTGCATCTCACAAGGACGAACGTTGTCGTGGGTGAAGGAAACTTGGACACGAAGATCGTCTTCGTTGGTGAAGGTCCAGGAGAAGAAGAAGACAAAACGGGAAGACCTTTTGTTGGAAGGGCGGGAATGCTTCTGACAGAACTTTTGAACGAGGTGGGAATCAAGCGAGAGGATGTCTACATCTGCAACGTTGTGAAGTGCAGACCCCCTAACAATCGCACTCCAACCACAGAAGAGATGTTCGCGTGTGGGCATTTCCTGCTTGCACAGATCGAAATAATAAATCCGAGTGTTGTGGTCGCTCTGGGAGCCACTGCCCTGTCCTTCTTCATGGATGGAAAGAAGGTCTCCATAACCAAGGTACGGGGAAATCCAATGGATTGGCTGGGCGGAAAGAAGATCGTTCCAACGTTTCATCCAAGTTATCTTCTGAGAAACAGAAGCAAGGAACTGAGAAAAATCGTTCTGGAGGATTTAGAAAAAGCAAAAAGTTTCATAAAGGAGGGTTGA
- a CDS encoding metal-dependent transcriptional regulator, with the protein MPRGRKKTLTPALEDYLSVIQEILQSQPAARVSVIARKMGVSLPSVTNAMKRLAELGYVEYEKYGYITLTEKGKRKARSLRGSQNRLRNFFFYVMGIPSPTAEKLARHFSHFLDARTRSRFKKFYDIMVNFDESRVQELKEFLEESKRIVNVQEIPEEAKKIEEDEEEEA; encoded by the coding sequence ATGCCTAGAGGAAGAAAGAAAACGCTGACACCTGCACTCGAAGATTACCTTTCTGTGATTCAGGAGATACTTCAGAGCCAACCCGCAGCGAGGGTGAGTGTTATAGCGAGAAAGATGGGTGTCAGTCTTCCCAGTGTAACAAACGCCATGAAAAGGCTCGCGGAACTCGGATATGTGGAGTACGAAAAGTACGGTTACATCACCCTCACCGAAAAGGGCAAGAGAAAGGCAAGATCCCTCAGAGGATCGCAGAACAGACTGAGGAACTTTTTCTTCTACGTTATGGGAATCCCCTCTCCAACGGCCGAAAAACTGGCGCGACACTTTTCCCACTTCCTGGATGCACGCACAAGAAGCAGGTTCAAAAAGTTCTACGACATCATGGTGAACTTCGACGAGAGCAGAGTGCAGGAACTGAAAGAATTTCTCGAAGAAAGCAAGAGGATCGTGAACGTCCAGGAAATACCGGAGGAAGCGAAGAAGATCGAGGAGGACGAAGAGGAGGAAGCATAG
- a CDS encoding SDR family oxidoreductase yields MNVLVTGGAGFIGSHVVDRLIEKGYGVIVIDNLSSGKVQNLNKNALFYEQSIEDEEMMERIFSLHKPEYVFHLAAQASVSISVKEPARDAKTNILGSLVLLEKSVKYGVKKFIFSSTGGAIYGENVKVFPTPETEIPHPISPYGIAKYSVEMYLDFFAREYGLKYTVLRYANVYGPRQDPHGEAGVVAIFTERMLKGEEVYIFGDGEYVRDYVYVDDVVESNLLAMERGDNDVFNIGTGRGTTVNELFHMLKEITGYNREPVYKPPRKGDVRKSILDWTKAKEKLGWEPKVPLEEGLRLTVEYFRKAVD; encoded by the coding sequence ATGAACGTTCTGGTAACTGGTGGTGCAGGATTCATCGGTTCACATGTGGTGGACAGGCTGATAGAGAAAGGTTACGGTGTCATCGTGATAGACAACCTGTCATCCGGGAAAGTCCAAAATCTCAACAAGAACGCTCTCTTTTATGAGCAGAGCATAGAAGATGAAGAGATGATGGAACGCATCTTCTCCCTGCATAAACCCGAATACGTGTTTCACCTTGCAGCCCAGGCGAGCGTGTCTATTTCCGTGAAAGAGCCAGCAAGAGACGCAAAAACGAACATCCTTGGTTCTCTCGTGCTCCTTGAGAAATCCGTAAAGTACGGGGTGAAGAAGTTCATATTCTCCTCCACCGGTGGGGCGATCTACGGCGAAAACGTGAAAGTTTTCCCTACACCGGAGACAGAAATCCCCCATCCCATATCACCCTACGGCATAGCAAAGTACAGCGTGGAGATGTACCTGGATTTCTTCGCCAGGGAGTACGGATTGAAATACACCGTCCTCAGGTACGCCAACGTTTACGGTCCAAGGCAGGATCCCCACGGAGAAGCCGGGGTCGTAGCCATTTTCACCGAAAGAATGCTAAAGGGAGAGGAAGTTTACATATTCGGAGATGGGGAATACGTGAGGGACTACGTTTACGTCGATGATGTGGTCGAGTCGAATCTTCTTGCCATGGAGAGAGGAGACAACGACGTGTTCAACATCGGAACGGGAAGAGGAACCACTGTGAACGAACTCTTCCACATGCTGAAGGAAATCACCGGTTACAACAGAGAACCCGTCTACAAACCTCCAAGAAAGGGCGATGTGAGAAAGAGTATCCTCGACTGGACAAAGGCGAAAGAAAAACTCGGATGGGAACCGAAGGTTCCCCTTGAGGAGGGGTTGAGACTCACCGTTGAGTACTTCAGAAAAGCCGTTGACTGA
- a CDS encoding AAA family ATPase — protein MTELLRPEDFDDFSGQDHLFGEDGILRRTLKTGNMFSAILYGPPGSGKTSVFSLLKRYFNGEVVYLSSTVHGVSEIKSVLKRGEQMKRYGKKLLLFLDEIHRLNKNQQAVLVTHVERGDIILVATTTENPSFAVIPALLSRCKILYFKPLSENDLLEIVEKAVKKLNMKLDDDVKKALVRNAEGDARRLLNTLEIVYQVFKDKEVTIEDLKTLFGKSVSYSKEEHYDFTSAFIKSMRGSDPNAAIYYLVKMIEMGEDPRFIARRMIIFASEDIGLADPNALILAVSTAFAVEHVGLPECLMNLVECAAYLSLAPKSNSVYLAMKKAQELPVEEVPLFLRNPVTKEMKERGYGRGYLYPHDFGGFVRVDYLPERLKNEVIFSPKGTGFEKELLERLKHLWPEKYGGDGMSEIRKEQQYRGRKILVVKGDITKEEVDAIVNAANEYLKHGGGVAGAIVRAGGSVIQEESDRIVRERGRVPTGEAVVTGAGNLKAKYVIHAVGPVWRGGNYGEDELLYRAVYNALLRAHELKLRSVSMPAISTGIFGFPKERAVKIFARAIRDFIDHHPDTSLKEIRICNIDGETTRVFEENLKI, from the coding sequence TTGACTGAACTGCTCAGACCGGAAGATTTCGATGACTTTTCTGGACAGGATCATCTGTTCGGTGAAGACGGGATCCTGAGGAGGACTCTGAAAACGGGTAACATGTTTTCTGCCATACTGTATGGACCACCGGGGTCTGGAAAGACCTCGGTTTTTTCGTTGCTGAAAAGGTATTTCAACGGAGAGGTCGTTTATCTGAGTTCCACCGTCCACGGTGTATCTGAGATAAAAAGCGTGCTCAAAAGGGGAGAACAGATGAAAAGATACGGAAAAAAGCTTCTACTGTTCCTCGATGAAATACACAGGCTGAACAAAAACCAGCAGGCAGTTCTGGTCACACATGTGGAAAGGGGAGACATCATCCTCGTTGCAACCACGACGGAAAACCCAAGTTTTGCCGTTATCCCTGCCCTCCTTTCAAGGTGCAAGATACTCTACTTCAAACCACTCTCAGAAAACGATCTTCTTGAAATCGTTGAAAAGGCCGTGAAGAAACTCAATATGAAACTGGACGACGACGTGAAAAAGGCACTTGTGAGAAACGCTGAAGGGGACGCAAGAAGATTGCTGAACACCCTCGAGATCGTCTACCAGGTGTTCAAAGACAAAGAGGTGACCATAGAAGATCTGAAAACCCTGTTCGGAAAGAGTGTGAGTTACTCAAAGGAAGAGCATTACGATTTCACATCCGCTTTCATAAAGAGCATGAGAGGAAGCGATCCGAACGCGGCGATCTACTACCTCGTGAAGATGATAGAAATGGGAGAAGACCCAAGGTTCATTGCCCGAAGGATGATCATATTTGCGAGTGAAGATATAGGACTGGCAGATCCAAATGCACTGATCCTGGCCGTCTCCACCGCTTTTGCCGTTGAACATGTGGGTCTGCCAGAGTGTTTGATGAACCTGGTGGAGTGTGCTGCTTATCTTTCTCTTGCTCCAAAGAGCAACTCGGTCTATCTCGCTATGAAAAAGGCACAGGAGCTTCCAGTGGAAGAAGTGCCACTCTTTTTGAGGAACCCTGTAACGAAAGAAATGAAAGAGAGAGGTTACGGAAGAGGATACCTCTATCCGCACGATTTTGGAGGATTCGTCAGGGTCGACTACCTTCCAGAGAGGCTGAAAAACGAGGTGATATTTTCCCCGAAAGGAACCGGATTTGAGAAGGAATTGCTTGAAAGGCTAAAACACCTCTGGCCTGAAAAGTACGGGGGTGATGGTATGTCTGAGATCAGAAAAGAGCAACAGTACAGAGGCAGAAAGATACTGGTCGTGAAAGGTGACATCACAAAAGAGGAAGTAGATGCAATAGTGAACGCCGCCAACGAATATCTGAAGCACGGCGGTGGGGTTGCAGGTGCGATCGTAAGAGCAGGTGGAAGTGTGATACAGGAAGAAAGCGACAGGATAGTGAGAGAACGCGGTAGAGTTCCCACAGGAGAGGCCGTGGTGACAGGAGCGGGAAATCTCAAGGCCAAGTACGTGATCCACGCGGTGGGACCCGTCTGGAGAGGTGGAAACTACGGAGAAGATGAACTTCTGTACAGAGCGGTTTACAACGCTCTTCTCAGAGCCCACGAGCTCAAACTGAGGAGCGTTTCAATGCCCGCCATCAGCACTGGTATCTTCGGATTTCCGAAGGAAAGGGCGGTAAAGATCTTCGCCAGAGCGATCAGAGATTTCATCGACCATCATCCGGACACGTCCCTAAAAGAGATAAGAATATGTAACATCGATGGAGAAACGACCAGAGTGTTTGAAGAGAATCTGAAGATCTGA
- a CDS encoding ABC transporter permease, giving the protein MTAYVIRRLLLLPLILLGVTFIVFSMIQSLGPDKLLAAYVNPNMLDKLTPEQMDALKEKYGLNDFFVIRYGKWLLNTLKGDLGWSLVGKEPVKDALLKRLPYTIELALYAIFPVIFVGIWLGVKAAVHRGKFLDHFIRIFAVVGWSFPDFVFGLLVLMIFYSILNWLPPGNLSLWAEEVIRSPEFRRYTKLITVDALLNGRLDVFWDGLKHLIGPIITLSWLWWAYLLRITRSSMLEVLNKEYVRTARAKGLPEDVVINKHAKRNALIPVTTVAGGMVIGLFSGTVIVETVFNRTGVGSFTAQAALQLDYASVMASALFFSTILVVGNLIIDILYALIDPRIRLG; this is encoded by the coding sequence GTGACAGCGTACGTTATACGAAGGTTGCTTCTGCTTCCCCTGATACTCCTTGGTGTAACGTTCATCGTGTTTTCCATGATCCAGTCACTTGGACCTGACAAACTGCTGGCTGCTTATGTGAATCCGAACATGCTCGACAAACTGACGCCAGAACAGATGGACGCATTGAAGGAAAAGTACGGACTGAACGACTTCTTCGTGATCCGGTACGGCAAATGGCTTCTCAACACCCTGAAAGGAGACCTTGGATGGTCTCTTGTGGGAAAAGAACCCGTGAAAGACGCCCTTTTGAAGAGGTTGCCGTACACGATTGAACTCGCACTTTACGCCATTTTCCCGGTTATATTCGTTGGAATCTGGCTGGGTGTGAAAGCCGCTGTACACAGAGGAAAATTCCTGGACCATTTCATAAGGATATTCGCAGTTGTGGGATGGTCCTTTCCGGATTTTGTTTTTGGACTGCTTGTTTTGATGATCTTCTACAGCATTCTGAACTGGCTCCCTCCGGGAAATCTCAGCTTATGGGCTGAGGAGGTGATCAGATCTCCTGAATTTCGTCGCTACACAAAACTCATCACAGTCGATGCCCTGCTGAACGGAAGACTCGACGTTTTCTGGGACGGCCTGAAACACCTCATAGGTCCCATCATAACACTCTCCTGGCTCTGGTGGGCGTATCTTTTGAGAATCACAAGATCCAGTATGCTGGAGGTTTTGAACAAAGAATACGTGAGAACGGCCAGAGCGAAGGGCCTTCCAGAAGACGTGGTCATAAACAAGCACGCCAAGAGAAACGCACTCATTCCAGTCACCACGGTGGCCGGAGGCATGGTGATAGGGTTGTTCTCTGGAACGGTGATCGTGGAGACCGTTTTCAACAGAACGGGTGTGGGAAGCTTCACGGCACAGGCAGCACTCCAACTCGATTACGCGTCCGTCATGGCTTCTGCTCTGTTCTTCTCCACGATCCTGGTGGTAGGGAATCTCATTATAGACATCCTGTACGCCCTCATAGATCCCAGAATAAGACTCGGATGA
- a CDS encoding ABC transporter permease: MNQELKRILKRFFKDPSAVLGLSLVLFFTVVAILAPVIAPPVHPLTRMKLPDPYLMPVVSWDQSPQPPTTKEDAIAKNPNREPIRGVDYHPFGVIGGRDIFYGVVWGTRTAFKIGIIVTLARLLIGILIGSISGYFGGWIDELLMRITDVFLSIPFLIAAVVLTTVLGTGLDKVMIAMIVFGWMGAARLIRGNILQVREEQYVLAAKAIGVPDFLIILKHVLPNSIFPVLIWASMNMGSLVITAAVLSFLGLGAPQGYADWGSILSYSRDWMMEIGKHWYALVYPGTAMVLFVLGWNLLGDALRDAFDPRLKF, translated from the coding sequence GTGAATCAGGAGCTGAAGAGAATTCTGAAGAGATTTTTCAAAGATCCATCCGCTGTGCTCGGACTTTCTCTGGTTCTTTTTTTCACGGTGGTGGCCATTCTGGCGCCCGTTATCGCACCACCCGTTCATCCTCTCACGAGGATGAAACTCCCAGATCCCTATTTGATGCCCGTTGTGAGCTGGGATCAGAGTCCTCAGCCACCGACTACGAAAGAGGACGCCATAGCGAAAAATCCTAACAGAGAACCGATACGTGGTGTGGATTATCATCCATTTGGTGTCATAGGTGGAAGGGACATATTCTACGGAGTTGTCTGGGGAACGAGGACGGCTTTCAAAATAGGGATAATAGTCACCCTGGCCAGACTTCTGATAGGAATCCTGATAGGTTCCATCTCCGGATACTTTGGAGGATGGATAGATGAACTTCTCATGAGGATCACCGACGTATTCCTTTCAATTCCGTTTCTCATAGCCGCCGTTGTTCTTACGACGGTGCTTGGAACGGGCCTGGACAAGGTCATGATTGCGATGATCGTATTCGGCTGGATGGGTGCCGCAAGGCTCATAAGAGGGAACATACTGCAGGTGAGAGAAGAACAGTACGTTCTCGCAGCGAAGGCGATCGGTGTGCCGGACTTTCTCATCATACTAAAACACGTGCTTCCAAACTCCATTTTCCCTGTTCTGATCTGGGCATCCATGAACATGGGATCCCTTGTGATAACGGCCGCTGTGCTCAGTTTCCTTGGTCTTGGAGCACCTCAGGGATACGCGGACTGGGGGTCTATCCTCAGTTACTCCAGAGACTGGATGATGGAGATCGGAAAACACTGGTATGCTCTCGTCTATCCGGGAACCGCCATGGTGCTGTTCGTGCTCGGATGGAACCTGCTGGGAGATGCACTGAGAGATGCATTCGATCCAAGGCTCAAATTCTAA
- a CDS encoding ABC transporter ATP-binding protein, giving the protein MKEPLLRVENLKTYFYTEDGVVKAVDGVSFDVFEGETLGIVGESGSGKSVTSLSIMRLLDQNGRIEDGKIVFKGKNLLELSESEMRKIRGKEIAMIFQEPMVALNPVFTIGDQIMEAIMLHQNVSEKEARKMAIDMLRKVGIPEPEKRVDEYPHQLSGGMRQRAMIAMALSCRPSLLIADEPTTALDVTIQAQILELMKELQREYGMAIILITHDMGVVAEMSDKVAVMYAGKVVEYGDVKTIFNEPKHPYTYALLESTPRIDIDQERLKSIPGNVPDPLNFPTGCKFHPRCEFFVKGKCDVEEPELEDIGNHRVRCFFWQKLDEIRRAKSEV; this is encoded by the coding sequence TTGAAAGAACCCTTGCTTCGAGTGGAAAATCTCAAGACCTACTTCTATACAGAAGATGGTGTTGTTAAGGCCGTTGATGGAGTCTCTTTCGATGTGTTCGAAGGAGAGACCCTTGGTATCGTTGGAGAGTCAGGAAGTGGAAAGAGCGTAACTTCTCTTTCCATAATGAGACTTCTCGATCAAAACGGAAGGATAGAGGATGGGAAGATCGTTTTCAAAGGGAAAAACCTTCTTGAACTTTCAGAGAGTGAGATGAGGAAGATACGAGGAAAAGAAATCGCCATGATCTTTCAGGAACCCATGGTGGCCTTGAATCCCGTCTTCACCATAGGAGATCAGATAATGGAAGCGATCATGCTTCATCAGAACGTCTCGGAGAAAGAGGCACGGAAGATGGCGATAGACATGCTGAGAAAAGTGGGAATCCCCGAACCCGAGAAGAGGGTCGACGAGTACCCTCATCAACTGTCCGGTGGTATGAGACAACGTGCGATGATCGCCATGGCTCTTTCCTGCAGACCAAGCCTTTTGATAGCGGACGAGCCCACGACCGCACTGGACGTCACCATCCAGGCTCAGATCCTCGAACTCATGAAGGAACTTCAGAGAGAGTACGGAATGGCGATCATTCTGATCACCCACGACATGGGTGTCGTTGCGGAGATGTCCGACAAGGTTGCAGTTATGTACGCTGGAAAGGTGGTTGAATACGGTGATGTGAAGACCATCTTCAACGAACCGAAACACCCGTACACCTATGCACTCCTCGAATCCACTCCAAGAATCGATATAGATCAGGAAAGGTTGAAGAGTATTCCAGGAAACGTTCCGGATCCTCTCAACTTCCCCACAGGGTGTAAGTTCCATCCAAGGTGTGAGTTCTTCGTGAAAGGAAAGTGTGATGTTGAGGAACCCGAACTGGAAGACATCGGAAACCACAGGGTCAGATGTTTCTTCTGGCAGAAACTCGATGAGATCAGACGCGCAAAAAGCGAGGTGTGA